CCGTTCTTCTTAACACCAAGATGTTGCATAAACGAGCCTCCGTGAAGTACGCCGTACTTTTGTTGTCGGATGCACCGTGAGCACGGCCATTTCAGTAAACGCTTCTATGACCCGACTCGCAATAAGTCTTATGACAGGCCTTTTCAATGTCGGCCTACAGATGTCATTTCTGAAACTTTGTTAAATGAAGGTCTTCCGTAATAATGCAATCAACTAAGGAGTAGTCATGGCACAAAGAACAAGATCGGCTACGGCGGCTGCAAAAAAGAAAACGGTTTCTCGTAAGAAAGCAAAATCCGCTTCTGCGAAAACTAAAAAAGCGCCAAAGCTAACTCAAACAAAAATGGAAATGAAAAAAAGTCGCGCGACTCAAAAAGCCCCTCCCGCATCGCCTAAGAAGTCTCGCGCTAAAGCCGGAGTTGAAACCACAATGGATTCTCCGCGCGAACCCGCACGTGAACTTGAAGAAGGTTTCACGGCGCAACCGAAGATGAAATTATCTAGAAAAGGCAGCGGTGATTTTCGTGAAAGACAAAGATCTGTTTCACAACCGAATGCTGTCAATCCCGCAGGAAGACGATAGTACTGACTAAAGATTGAAAGAAAAAAAGAGCCTTCTTATTCAGAAGGCTCTTTCTTATTTATAACCAAAGACTTTTCACACCGCGCTCTTCAGCGACTTCTTTTGCAAGCTCATAGCCTGCATCCAAGTGTCTGAATACGCCCATTGCGGGATCAGCAGTTAAAACGCGCTCTAAACGACGAGCGGCTTTTTCAGTTCCGTCAGCCACGATAACTTGTCCTGCGTGTTGACTGTAACCCATACCAACGCCACCGCCGTGGTGCAAGCTCACCCAAGTTGCCCCGCAAGCTGTGTTTACAAGGGCATTAAGAAGAGCCCAGTCACTGACCGCGTCTGAGCCATCTTTCATCGCTTCTGTTTCACGATTTGGACTTGCGACAGAACCGCAATCCAAGTGGTCACGACCAATTACGATCGGTGCTTTCACTTTTCCTTCAGCCACAAGCTGATTGAATATCAAGCCCGCTTTGGCGCGTTCGCCATATTCAAGCCAGCAAATACGCGCTGGAAGACCTTGGAATGCGATACGCTCTTCAGCCATATCCAACCAACGAAGAAGATCTTTTTTGTGAGGGAAAAGCTTTCTCATCGCATCGTCTGTCACTTTGATGTCGTTAGGATCGCCTGACAAAGCCACCCAGCGGAAAGGACCACTGCCTTTACAGAAGAGCGGACGAATGAACGCCGGCACAAATCCAGGATAGTCAAAGGCATTCGTTACACCCGCTTCATAGGCGCGCGCACGAAGATTGTTGCCGTAATCAAAAGTCACAGCACCTTTGTCTTTCATCGCCAGCATGCCGCGAACGTGTTTTGCCATAGAAGCATAGGCCGCATCCAAATAAGCTTTTTGATCGCGTTCACGGAATTCTTTCGCCGTCTCGACCGTGTAACCTTCAGGAATATATCCCACCAATGGATCATGCGCTGAAGTTTGATCCGTCAAAAGATCCGGAGTGAAACCTTTTTCAATCATTTGATGAATGACGGTCGCCATATTGCCTAGAAGAGCGATGGATTTTGCTTCGCCAGACGCTGTGTATTTCTTCACGCGTGCTAAAGCATCATCAAGATCCGTGGCGACTTCATCGACGTATTTTGTTTCAAGACGTTTTTGAATACGAGTTGGGTCAATTTCAACCGCCAAAACTGTGGCACCGGCAAACACACCGGCAAGAGGTTGCGCTCCACCCATTCCG
The window above is part of the Bdellovibrio bacteriovorus genome. Proteins encoded here:
- the hutU gene encoding urocanate hydratase → MSRVVKAPTGNKMVCKGWLQEAAYRMIQNNLDPVVAERPEDLVVYGGIGKAARNWESFDKILEALKNLENDETLLVQSGKPIGILKTHEDAPRVLLANSNLVPKWATWEHFNELDKKGLMMYGQMTAGSWIYIGTQGIIQGTYESFVEAGRQHFGGSLKGRVILTAGLGGMGGAQPLAGVFAGATVLAVEIDPTRIQKRLETKYVDEVATDLDDALARVKKYTASGEAKSIALLGNMATVIHQMIEKGFTPDLLTDQTSAHDPLVGYIPEGYTVETAKEFRERDQKAYLDAAYASMAKHVRGMLAMKDKGAVTFDYGNNLRARAYEAGVTNAFDYPGFVPAFIRPLFCKGSGPFRWVALSGDPNDIKVTDDAMRKLFPHKKDLLRWLDMAEERIAFQGLPARICWLEYGERAKAGLIFNQLVAEGKVKAPIVIGRDHLDCGSVASPNRETEAMKDGSDAVSDWALLNALVNTACGATWVSLHHGGGVGMGYSQHAGQVIVADGTEKAARRLERVLTADPAMGVFRHLDAGYELAKEVAEERGVKSLWL